From one Magnolia sinica isolate HGM2019 chromosome 18, MsV1, whole genome shotgun sequence genomic stretch:
- the LOC131233692 gene encoding uncharacterized protein LOC131233692 codes for MDLNLYLGLPRSPIRRGSDLGSDLALALIPLSAEETGSNQMSGFMPASDSHAPYSPTHASYTPNLPPIEPLDPTEEPQIPRFDHAPYTPSLPFYRLVPPSLAQNSPEPNGSSRLEYCPHLPSYIPVSPTPDRTGVEPRGPDASDPVGHAPYSPSYPPVSPAAEDIIGPLIEGGSNRVEHVPYSPPYAPMSPGALPSSQAVDALVVEDGDSHVPYSPPYVPVSLTQQLHNDRPSGGSLLPAVAASLYEATMQTGEPLSQDGPSQRELFRYPEVRLRRLIESSRRWPSRRFRSTVPYRAEPDFGISSLAMEDRLLQDIMTTDRSVGTSATHKVSVESLIAKDSEEEKEEQGRAAANFECNVCLDMARDPVVTSCGHLFCWPCLYQRLHVHCDHKECPVCKGEVTESNITPIYGRGSTETAAKKKGGEDGDSSLKVPPRPHGHRFESSRQRHPRPLSRKLDGEEKRNGNRLDGED; via the coding sequence atGGATCTGAATCTATACCTAGGTTTGCCACGCTCCCCGATTCGCCGCGGGTCAGACCTCGGCTCAGATCTCGCCCTAGCTTTGATACCGTTGTCAGCTGAAGAAACCGGTTCAAACCAGATGTCTGGTTTTATGCCTGCGTCGGATTCTCATGCTCCGTACTCGCCCACCCATGCTTCGTATACACCCAACTTGCCACCGATCGAACCTTTGGACCCCACTGAGGAACCTCAAATTCCCCGTTTTGACCATGCGCCATACACTCCATCCCTTCCGTTCTATAGGTTGGTCCCACCATCGTTGGCGCAGAACAGTCCAGAACCCAACGGTAGCTCCCGTCTTGAGTACTGCCCGCACTTGCCATCTTACATTCCCGTCTCCCCAACCCCAGATCGAACTGGGGTTGAACCTCGGGGCCCTGATGCTAGTGACCCAGTTGGGCATGCCCCGTACTCTCCATCGTATCCTCCTGTCTCACCAGCTGCGGAAGACATCATCGGGCCTCTCATAGAGGGAGGTAGCAACCGTGTTGAGCACGTGCCATACTCGCCACCATATGCTCCAATGTCGCCGGGGGCATTGCCATCCTCACAAGCTGTTGATGCTTTGGTCGTCGAGGATGGTGATTCACATGTACCATACTCTCCACCGTATGTTCCGGTGTCCTTAACCCAACAACTCCACAATGATCGCCCCAGTGGTGGAAGCCTGCTGCCTGCTGTTGCCGCCAGTCTCTATGAAGCAACCATGCAAACAGGTGAACCTTTGTCCCAGGATGGTCCTTCGCAACGGGAGCTCTTTCGATACCCAGAAGTTCGGTTGCGGAGATTGATTGAGTCTAGTCGTCGTTGGCCAAGTAGGAGGTTCAGATCAACAGTTCCATACAGGGCTGAACCTGATTTCGGCATATCTTCCTTAGCAATGGAGGATCGCCTTCTGCAAGACATCATGACCACTGACAGATCCGTGGGAACCTCTGCGACTCATAAAGTGAGTGTTGAGAGTCTTATTGCTAAGGATTCAGAAGAGGAAAAGGAGGAGCAGGGTAGGGCTGCGGCTAACTTTGAGTGCAATGTTTGTTTGGATATGGCTAGGGATCCAGTTGTCACTTCTTGTGGTCATTTATTCTGTTGGCCGTGTTTGTATCAGAGGCTGCATGTCCACTGTGATCATAAAGAATGCCCGGTGTGCAAAGGGGAGGTAACAGAGTCGAATATCACGCCTATTTATGGCCGGGGGAGTACTGAAACCGCGGCCAAGAAGAAGGGCGGGGAAGATGGGGATTCGAGTTTGAAGGTGCCCCCAAG